The sequence AGATAGGCATCGCAGCTCACCATCTTGGCCTTGATGCGGTCGAGCGGCGAACCGTGGTCGGCGAGCAGTACGACCGCCGTCGGCTTGGCCGTGCGGCGCGTCTTGACCACCTTGCACACCTGGTATCCGTCGAGCCCGGCCGAGTCCACCGCCACGAACATGCAGCAGTAGTGGCGATGCGCGGAGAGCTGGAGCGCTTCGTCGCCGCTGTGCGCCACGTGCAGCGGAAGCCGGAGAGGTCCGAGCCGTGCGCGAAGCATGTCCATCACGGCCGGATCTTCCCCCACCACCAGGACCACATCTTCCTGGGGAACCTGTTTCGGTGTTTCGGCCGCGCGCGGCGTCGCGCCTGTCTTGCGTCGGGCGTCCGCCCCTCCCGTGGGCATGGGGTGCGTGATCACGCCGTCCGCCGCCCGCCGGAACTGCGGCTCCGCCACCGGCACGCCGAGTGCCCTTGCAATGCCGCCGGGAATGACATCCGTATCCGTCGCCTTGCGTGCGGCCGCCGGCGGGCGTTCGCTGCGCGGGCGGACGGCGAGATCGAAGGCGACGAACAGGCGGGCCCATTGCAGCGGCCGCGACAGCCGCGGCCAGCCGGTGCCCTGGTCGTGCTTGCCGATGAGGATCACCGGGATCCTGCGTTCGCGGTTGCAGGCCTGCAAGGCCGTCATCGCGTTGGCGTCGTCGGCGTCCACCAGGAAGACGTCGGGCGTTCCGGTCTCGTCCAGCTGCCGCACGAACTTCGGCGTGCGTCTGGCGGACATGTCGAAGATGCTCGCGAGCACCCTCTGTTCGGTGGGATTGAAGCCGAGCACTGCCACGGCGTGCTCCGGCTTCGCGGCGTCCGTCACGGGTTGGGGATTCATGCGACTCGCGGTTCCTGAAGATTGCCGCCGGAACTGCGCCCGCTCACGGACGAGATGGCTTCCAGCAGTTCGGATGCGTTCTGAAATCGTTCCTCCGGATTCTTGGCCATCATGCGATCGAGCAGGGGCTGCGCCCACTCGGTCGATGGCGGCAGCCGGGGAACGGGCCCATGCACGTGCATGTCGAGGATTCGCACGGGATTGTCGCTCTCGTACGGCTTCCGGCCCGTGAGCATCTCGTAGAGCATGACGCCGAGACTGTAGAGGTCGGCCCGGTGGTCGACCTTGTTGCCGGCCTTGAGATACTCGGGAGCCAGATAGCTGGCGGTTCCCACGACCTGTCCCGTGCCGGCGTAGCTCAACTGCACGCCTTCCTGGCGGGCGATGCCGAAATCCACCAGCACGTACGACCCGTCGCGCCGGCGCATGACGTTCTCCGGCTTCAGATCGCGATGCACGATCTCCGCTGCGTGTACCGCGCCGAGCGCGGCGGCGATCTGGGCGAGCGCATCGAGCGCGACCTCCTGGCGGAACGGCCTGCCCATGGCGGCGCGCAATTCGCCGCCCGGCAGGTACTCCATCGCGATGTAGGCGTGCCACTCGGTGAACCCGTGCTCATAGATGCGCGCGACGCCGGGATGCTCCACCTGCGCGAGCAGAACGGCCTCGTTGATCAGACGCTGGACCATGTCGCCGCCATCGTGTTCGCTGATGGGCAGCAGCTTGAGCACACGCTCCTCGCCCGTCGCTTCGTGCAGCGTGAGATAGACGATGGCCATGCCGCCGCGGCCGAGGGGCTTGATGACCCGGTAGCCGTTGACCATGGTCCGGTCCGCGTCGTCCGCGTAGCTCGGACGCGAAGGCCGCTCCCTCGAACCCGATGCGGCGGGCGGCTCGTCGGGAGATCGCGATCGCAGCAGGAGCGTATCGTCGGGCCCTCTGCGCCGGCCGCTGGCGGGATCCTCGTGTGCCCGTCCCTGCAGCACGAGCCGCACGGCATTGGTGAGCAGTTCTTCCGTGGCGGCCAGCGGCAGGACGAGATCGGCGGCCTGGGTGGCCTCCTTGCGTCTGCCTTCGCCGGCCAGAATGATGAGGGAGGCCTCGAGGCTGCCCGTTTCCAGCTTGATCAATTCCACGAAGTCCAGCGCGTTGAGACGCGGCGGAGCATCGATGAGAACGACGACGTCGGGGTGATCGCGTGCCACGGATTCGATGATCGATCGGATGTCGGGAAGCACCCGGGCGTCGTGTCCCATGGCCCTCATGGCCCGCAGAGTGAACGCGCTGCGCGAATGCGAAGGATCCAGGACGAGAACGATGGCCATGTGGTGACGCGGAAAAAGCTCGACAGAGAATCAGTTCAACGCTTGATCGGCAGCAATGCTGAAAGCTGAAGGCGGCATCTCGAGAACGCGCGGGCGAGTCTGTCGAACCTGGGACGCAGCCCCAACAGGCGCAGCCATTCGCAGGGAGCATGCCTTCCGTGGCGTGGTGACGAATTCCGGCAACGATGTCCGAGACGTCACCACACCCGCAGTGCGGTCGGACCTCCCGGAGCTGCGCGCTCTGCCCATGGGAGACGGCTGCCAGGGCATCACATGCACGGATCTTGCAATGCCGCGCGCGGGACGCACCCCTCATGCCGCGTCCTGCACAAGGGCAAACCTGCCGAAAGGCAGCGACGCAAAACCTCCGGTCTAACGGCGACGTACTCGCCCACGACAGCGGGGTTGCCAGCAGGGAGTTCGTGATCTCCCGGCACCGCGGGAATGCCTTTGCGCGATTGCGCACACAACGCCAAAGGAAACCGAATGCCCAGTCCCTCCCGCCGAGTCCTGACCCTCGCCGTTGCCGGCGCCTGTACCGCCCTGGCGCCCATTGCCGTCCATTCGGCCGAGGCAACTTCCGACGGTACGGCCGGCCTCTCCCTGACCAAGGCCCAGGAACGCTCGATCTCCAACGCGGCCTCGCACTCGCGCGCGTTGGCTGTCCACGATCAGGGCATCACCGGACGGAACGTCCGCATCAACGTGATCGACACGGGCGTCCGGGCGACGCATACGGAATTCGCCACCGGACGCGTGCTGGTCAGCGCCTCGCGGGACATGACGCGCTCGAGTCCGCCGGCGGGTTCCGGCGCCACCGACGGGCACGGTCACGGGACATTCGTCGCATCCATCGCAGCCGGCGGAGCGAATCTGCAGGGATTCGTGGGGGTGGCCCCGGATGCGATCGTGATCTCCAGTCAGGCCATGAGCGCCTCGACCGGATGGTCCGCGTCGGGAAGCACGCTGCTCGCCGCCGTGCGCAACGGCGTCAGCGCCGGTGCCTTCATCCACAACATGAGTCTCGGCGGCCCTGCTCCGGTCGGCGAATCCGCGCTGCGGGAGGCGGTGGCGGCGGGAACCCTGTCGGTGGTCGCCGCCGGCAACCGCGGCCTGGCGAACCCCGACTGGCCGGCCCGCTACGCGAAGGAGAGCTGGGCCAGCAATTCGATCATCGCCGTCGGCGCCGTCGACGCGAACAACACCATCGCGTCGTTCAGCAATCGCGCGGGCGATACGGCGAACTGGTTCGTGGTGGCGCTGGGCGTGAACGTGATCGGCGCAGGTGCCACGTCCAACACCGCGCTCGTTCAAGGTTCAGGCACCTCGATGGCCACGCCCGTCGTCTCCGGCGTGGCGGCCCTCATCAAGAGCCGCTGGCCGAACCTGCGGGCCTCCCAGGTCGGCCAGATCATCTTCGCCACCGCCACGGACCTGGGCGCCAGAGGCATCGATCCCGTCTACGGGCATGGCCTGGTCAACGCGGAACGGGCCATGCAGCCGGTCGGCCAGACGGGCACCCGTACCGCCTCCGGCACCTGGACGTTCAGCACCCAGGGAACGCTGCTCGCCACCACCCCCGTGTGGAGCGCCAAGGTGTCCTCCTTTGCTGCAAGCGGCGCGCTCGATCCCATCGTATTCGACAGCTTCCAGCGCGACTTCACTCAGGATGTCTCTGCATCGGTGGTCACGCCCCGCGCCGCAGGGTTCGAGGGACTCGCACCGTTTTCCGACCGGCAGATGCAGTTCGCCGAGAAGACGCTGGACCCCCTGGGTTCTCGCCTGATGGTGGCCGCGGAAACCCGTACCGATCTGCAGCGCGCCGACGGCTTCGAGACGCAGAGCCTGTTCAACTACGAGCACCGCTTCCGTTCCGCCAACGCCGTGCTGGGCGCGGCCTGGATCCAGAAGTTCGAGAACGGCATGCAGTTCGGCATGGGGACGGGCGGCATGAACGGATTCTTCGGCCTGCAGGGCATGGATACCGTGTCGACCCAGATGCACGCGCAGGGGCTGCAGAACCCCGTGCTGGGCATGATGCCCCCTGGCGCAGAGCGGCGGCATCGGAATGGATCTGTCGCGCGGATGGAACCTCAAGTTGGGCATCGCCTCCACGCAAGGCGGAAACGCGGTTGCGGAACAACTCGGCATCTCGGGCGGCATCGCGCTCAAGCAGACGCTCGCGATGGCGGAACTCAACCGCGCCTTCGACGAGGGCCGCACGGTGGTGGGCGTGCAGGTCGCCAGCCTGTCCGAGCGCGAATCGCTGTTCGGCGGCCAGGGCTACGGACTCATGAGCTTGAGCGGCATGACCGGGGCCACGCAGACGGTCACGCTGCAGGCGGCCTCGCGCCTTTCCGAAGACTGGGTCGCAGGCGCGCAATTCACCGCGGGCTATCTGGGATCGCAGACCAACCGCGATGCGAGCCTGGTGACCGGCAGCACCGCGATGTCGCTCACCGGCTGGGGCATCGGCGTGACACGGTTCAATGCGCTGGCCCAGGGAGACCGTTTCGCGATCACGTTGTCGGAACCGATGGCCGTGCGCTCGGGTTCCCTGCTGTTCGACGTGCCGGTCACGGACGGCAGCGGCAACGTGCAGTACCGGCGCGAAACGGTGTCGCTGGCGGGCAGCGCCCGAGAACGCCTGTACGAGGCTGCGTGGGTGCTTCCCCTGCCGAAGCAGATGGCGGCTCTCACCGTCTCGGGAATCCTGCGGCAGCACGCCCTCGGCGAAGCGTCAGCCCCCAGCGAACTGCTCGGAATGCTGCGCTATCAGCAGGCGTTCTGACGTTGCGCCCGGGCGGCCGTGGAGCGGCCCGGCGCGGGGAAGGACCGGCCGTGCCGAGATGGCCGGCGTTTCGTCAGAACCTGCCGGTCACTCCGGCCGAGAAGACCCAGTCGGCGTAACGCCGGGCCTTCGCCCAGGAGGGATTGAAGGGCCACAGGCGGTCACGGGGCAAGGGCTTTGCCTGGGACTGGGAGTGCACGCCGACGATGCCGCCCGACGCGTCCTTGACCAGACCCCACTGCGCCTTGCCGGTCATCGGATCGACGTAGACGCGCCTGAGGTGCTGACGGTTCGACTCGCCGCGCCGGTCGTTGACCAGTTCCTCCAGCGTCTTCGGCGCGCGCCCGCCGTCGTCCGGGGCGACGGCCGCGTAAGACGCGAGCGCGAACCGGAACTGCTCTCCGATCCACATGAGGTCGCGCTCCTTCGCGAGCCTGTCCTCCATTTCCCAACGCCGGGCGAGCGTGAAGGTGAGCAGCCCCGTCACCAGCAAGAGCAGGATCGTGGCCGACAGCAGGAACCCCCCCTGCGTGCGAGGCAGGGCGCGCGGATTCGGCCGGCTCACCATTGGCGATAGGGCACGCCGTTCAAACCCACCGCGGCCGACTGCGAGAACACGTCGAAGATGTCCGGTCCCGCCTGGGGATTGTCGGGGTCCGAACCGTAGCTGCGCGACCCCCACGTCCGCTCGGCGGGAAGCCTTTCGTTCGCGAAGGGATCGCGCGGCAGCCTGCGCAGGAAGTAGAGCTTGCGCCCGGCCGGATCGAGCTGGTCCGGCACGCCCAGCACCAGCACCTCCAGCGACCGCGGATAGCCGGAATCTCCCGGGAGGCGGGCGATGCGGCCCAGGTCTCCGGCCTGCTTGTAGTCGTCCAGGGCCTGGCGGATCTGACGCAGTGCGATACGCAGCTCGTGCTCCTTGTCGCGCTTCAGCGCGGTCACGACCATGGGCGTGACGAGGCTCGCGAGCAGCACGATGATTCCCATGGAAACGAGCAGCTCGACGAGCGTAAACCCCTGCTTCCGGCGCCACATGGCGGTCATCCCGCGATCCGTGAATGTCCCGGATTGGCTTATCGACGGCGCGCGCCGAAAGTGAAGGATGCTCCCCGGCATGCGGTCAGTCAGTGCCGCCGCGATCCGACCTGTTCGGCTCCGGGGCGGGTTGCGAGCGCGGCTTGAAGTTCTTCTTCTTCACGTCGTTGGACACCTTGTTGCCGATGCCCTTGGTGCTGTCCACGGTGCCCTTGCCGATGCTGCTGCCGACCTTGCCCAGTTCCTGGCCGAATTCCTTGAAACTGCCCAGCTTCTTCTTCGGCTTCTGTTCGTGCCTGGCGCTCTCGGGCGGGGGCGCATCCGCAGACTCCGCGGCAACAGCGGCAAGGGGCAGGCACAGCACCACGGCGGCGATCAGCTTGTTCATGCGAACCTCCTTTTGTCGACGGAATACGGTGAGACCGGAAAAGAGCCGGGGGATTCCCCGGCAGCGCCGCGGCTCACTTCCCGTCCGCGGCGAAGTCGATGTGCTTGATGAACGCGAGCCGGCCCTTTTCGTTGCGGACGATGGAATAGCCGTGCAAGCCGTCGCCGTTCTGGTCGAACGCGTACTCGCCCTCGATGCCCTTCAGTCCGCGCGTGGAGAGAATGGCCTTGCGCACGGCATCGGAATCCGTGGTGCCGGCCTTCTCGATGGCGTGCTTGAGAAGGTGCAGTCCCGCGTAGGACCACGCCGAATACAGGTCCGGATTGAAGCCGTGCTTCGCCTTGAACTTCTGCGAGAACACCTTGGATTCCGGATTGGCGTCGGGAAAGAAGTCGGTCACCACATAAGTGCCCCACAAGGCGTCGCCGGCCAGCTTGAGCGCGGTTTCGGTGGACAGCGACGTCGAACCGATCCACTCCACCTGCACGCCCAGTTGCCGCAATTGGCGGGCAAAGATGCCGACGTCCGGCGAGTTGGTCATGTAGCTGCCCACGATGTCGGCGCCTGCCTTCTTGAGGCTCAGCACCACCGCCGTGAAGTCCTGCTGGTTGTTGGTGTAGCCCTGGGTCATGACCGGCTCGATGCCCAGCGCCTTCAGGGCATCCGCCAGTGCCGCCTTGCCGTTCGCGCCGAACGTGTCGGTCGAATGGATGATGGCCCACTTCTTCTTGCCGAGCGTCCTGGCGCCGAACTCCGCCATCACGCGCGACGAGTAGAAGTCGTTGGGCCGCACGCGAAAGATCCACGGGTTGTTCACGCGCGTGAGGCTCGGATCGCTGCCGCCGATGACGGCGGGCAGTTTCGCCTTGGCGATAGTCGGCGAAGCCGCCTGCACCTGCGTGCTGCGCAAGGGGCCCACGACCGCGACGACCTTCTGGTCGACCAGCTTGGAATAGGCGAGCACCGTCCCGGGGTTGGTGCTCTGGTTGTCCTCCACCACCAGTTCGACGGTCCTGCCCAGGATTCCGCCCGCAGCGTTGATCTCCTCCAGCGCGAGCTGGGCACCTCGCAGCGTGAGCACACCGGCCTCCGCCTGCGGGCCCGTGGTTTCGTCCACCACCCCGATGCGGATCGGATCGGCGGCGCCGGCACCAAATGCCAGCAGCGACAGCATGGCGGCGATTCCCCGCCGGATGATTGCCTTCGTGATCATGTCGCTTCTCCATTCGTGTGATGTGCGGCGATGGTAGCCCCGGAGATCCCGCGCGGTCGATGTGCACCGCGGCGCGCCGTGCTGCCGGAGCGCTGCGGCATAATCGGCCCATCCGATTGATGCAATGCCACATGAATTCGCGAAAGATTCCCGCCGACTTCTGGCGCGGCGGCACGAGCAAGGGGATGTTCTTCCTCGACAGCGACCTGCCTGCGGATCCGGCGGAGAGGGAAGCGCTGCTGCTGCGCTTGGTGGGCAGCCCCGATCCGTACGGAAAGCATATCGACGGCATGGGCGGCGCGAGTTCGAGCACCAGCAAGGTCGTGATCGTCCGCCCGTCCGCTCGAGCGGGCTGCGCCGTGGAGTACCGCTTCGGCGCAGTTGCCATCGACCGGCCGGTGATCGACTGGTCCGGCAACTGCGGCAATCTCACCACCGCGGTCGCGCCTTTCGCCTTGCTGCATGGATTGGCATCCCCGGTGGAAGGCACGACGACCGTCGGTCTGTGGCAGGAGAACATCGGCAAGCGCATCGTCGCGCATGTGCCCGTGGCCGACGGCGAACCCGTGGAATCGGGCGATTTCGTGATGGACGGCGTGGCGTTCACGGGCGCGGAGATTCTGCTGGAGTTCATGGATCCGGGCGGCGGAGAAGGCGCCATGCTCCCCACGGGCCAGGTGTCGGATGAGCTGGAGGTCCCCGGACTCGGCCGCATCGAGGCCACGCTGGTCAATGCGGGCAATCCCACCGTGTTCGTCGCGGCCGACGCGCTGGGTCTCACCGCGCGCGAACTTCAACCGCAGGTCAACGGCGACGCCGCCTTGCTCGAACGATGCGAACGCATCCGTGCGCATGCGGCGGTGCGCATGGGTTTGGCCGCTTCGGCCGATGCGGCCACGCGCGACCGGCCGGCGACGCCCAAGCTTTCCTTCGTGGCGCCGCCTTCCCCCTATACGTCGTCGGCAGGAAAGGCGATCGAAGGCGAACGCATCGATCTCCTCGCCCGCATCCTGTCCATGGGCGCCCTGCATCACGCCTATACCGGCACCGGAGCGGTGGCGCTGGCCGTGGCGGCCGCGCTGCCGGGTTCGGTCGTCGCGAGGGCCTCACGGAACGGCGCCAGCTCCCAGGTGCGCATCGGTCACACGTCCGGGACCCTCACCGTCGGAGCGGAAGTGAAGCGCTCTGGGGACAGGTGGGAGGTCACCCGCGCGCTCATGAGCCGCAGTGCGCGCCGGCTCATGAGCGGTTGGGTCCACGTGCCGAACCGCTAGGGAAGCGCCGACTCGTATCCGCGGTCGCCACGCAGGTTCGGCACGCGTGTCTTACCTGCGGGCCCGGCGGCGGGCGACTGCGCCCAGGATGCCCAGACCACCGAGCATCAGTGCATAGGTCTGGGGCTCAGGGATGGACGCAACGGCGGCCACGCCGATATCCGGCTGGTCGCTGAACACCCCATCCATGCCGGCCGCGAAAAAGGCCAGGATCTCGCCTTCGAGATCGCCATAGGCGTTCGGATCCGAGCCTGCGCGGTAGTCGGTGGGCAGGAAGGTGTTTTCCCGGCGGAACGTCCAGCCGTGGACGATCAGACCTTCCGCATGGGCATCCGCGATGACGCTCGTGGGATCGCCCAGCGTTCCGTCTCCGTTACGCGGAATCATGAGCGTCTTGTTCACGCCTACCCCGTCGGCGTAGGTCGCGATCTCGTCGAGCCCGGCCGCGCTCGCCATGTCGGCATAGGTGCGGCTGTCGCCGGCCACCGTGAAGTCCCACGGCCTGCCGCCGGCATTGATGAGCTGCACGATGGAGATGTCGGTCATGCCATTGAGTTCCTTGAGGTTGGCTACCTCGAAGGACTGGATGAACACGGGAGCCGTGGACGTGTTGCCGTAGTTGGCATGCAGCGCCTCCACCAGCTTCTCTTCCAGCGAAAGACCGATGGAATCGAAGTATGTCGGATGCTTCGTTTCCGGATAGATGCCGATGGGGCGGCCCAGTTCGGCACTGCGCTGCTTCGCCAGATCGATCACCTCCTGCAGCGTCGGGATCTCGAACTGGTCGTTGTAGGCAGTGTTGCCGGGACGAATCGCCGGGATCCGCTCGCGCGCCCGCAGGGTCTTCAGTTCGGCCAGCGTGAAGTCTTCGGTGAACCAGCCCGTCACCGTCACACCGTCGATGGTCTTGGTCGCTTTGCGATCGGCGAACTGGACGAGTTCATTGACGTTGGTGGTGGCCTCGATGACCGCGCCGGATACGGGATTGACGATCGCCAGGGCATTCTCGTGGCGAGCGACCAGCACGCCATCCTTGGTGCTGACGAGATCGGGCTCGATGTAGTTGGCGCCCATGGAAATCGCCAGGTCATACGATGCGAGGGTGTGTTCCGGCCGGTAGCCGCTGGCGCCACGGTGACCGATGACGATTGGTGCTGCACCGGTCAGCGTGTTGAAGTCGGCGGCCTGCGCCTCTGCGGCGGCGGCGGCCGCGAGCAGGGCTGCAACGAGGGTTCTGCGCATGGTCTGCATGATGGTCGTCCTTGTCGTGACATGTGGATGGCATGAAACTCCAAGGAAGGCTAAGGGCGGGAGATGACGCGAGGACGACGCCCGCCGGGCGCCGGCATGGTCTTTCCGGAAGAGTCCGAAGCAACACCGCGACCGGTTGGCCAGGCGCCGACGGGCCGTGGCGCACCGGTCGTGGAATGGATGGATGGCGCGAAGTCGCGCGAGCCCTCGCACCTGTCGTGGGCGGAAGTGACACCGCCATTGGTGGGCGCGACCGGGCCGCACGTGGGGGGACGGACCGCGGCAACCGCCCCTTCCGTGGCGCCCCCCCGCCTATGCCTCGATCACGTTCCGGCGGGCACCGCGGTGGAAACCGGCTCCGGTTCGAGCGCAACGTCCAGCGCCTCCTCCACGCGATCGAGGAACACGAAGCGCAGCCGCTCCTTCGCTTCCGCCGGGACGTCGGTCAGATCCTTCTCGTTGCGCCGCGGCAGCATCACGGTCTCGATGCCGGCCCGTAACGCCGCGAGCGTCTTCTCCTTGACGCCGCCGATGGGCAGCACCAGACCGCGAAGAGAGATCTCGCCCGTCATCGCGACCTCCGGGCGCACCGGGCGCCCGGTCACCATGGAGACGAGCGCCAGGTACATGGCAACCCCCGCGCTGGGTCCGTCCTTGGGCGTGGCGCCCGCGGGGACGTGCACGTGGACGTCCCAGGTGTCGAGCTTGTCGCCCAGATGCGCCTTGGCCAGCGTGAGTGCCGCCTGCACGGATTCCTTCATCACGTCGCCGAGCTGACCGGTCAGTGTCAGCTTGCCGGTCCCCGGCACCTTGGCGGCCTCGACGAAGAGAATGTCCCCGCCCACCGGTGTCCAAGCGAGACCGGTCGCCACCCCCGGCAGCGCGATACGGCCCGCCACTTCGTTGTCGAACTTCCGCGGCCCGAGAATGGGAGCGAGGTCCGGGACATCGATGGTGACCCGTTCGGCGTGGCCTTCGGCGATTCTCATCGCCACGTGGCGGAGCACCGATCCGAGTTCCCGTTCGAGGCTGCGCACGCCCGCCTCGCGTGTGTAGTCCGAGACGATGGCCTGCAGCGCCGGTTCGGTGACGGTCACCTGGTCGGGGCTCAGCCCATTGGTTTCCCGCTGCCGTTGCAGCAGATACCGCCGAGCGATCTGCAATTTTTCCTGCTCGGTATAGCCGGGCAGCTGGACGATCTCCATGCGGTCGCGCAACGGACCGGGAATGGTGTCGAGCTGGTTCGCGGTGGCGATGAAGAGAATGCGCGACAGATCGAAGTCCACGCCCAGGTAGTTGTCGCGGAACTTCGAGTTCTGCTCCGGATCGAGCACCTCGAGCAGGGCCGACGACGGGTCGCCGTGGAAGCCTCCGGCGCCCAGCTTGTCGATCTCGTCCAGCATGAACACGGCCGAACGCGATGCGGCCCGCTTGACCGCGTGAATCACGTTGCCGGGCATGGAACCGATGTAGGTTCTGCGGTGGCCGCGGATCTCGGCTTCGTCGTGCACGCCGCCCAGGGCGATCCGCTGGAACGGCCGGCCGGTGGCACGGGCGATGGATTGTCCGAGCGAAGTCTTGCCCACGCCGGGCGGACCGACGAAGCACAGAATGGGGCTCTTGCCTTCCGGATTGAGCTTGCGCACGGCCAGGTGCTCGAGGATGCGGCGCTTGATCTTCTCCAGTCCGAAGTGGTCCTCGTCGAGCACACGACGGGCCCGCGCGATGTCGATGGGCACGGCGGCGTCGAGCTTCCACGGCAGTTCCGTGAGCCATTCGAGATAGGTGCGCACCATGGACGACTCGCCGGAATTCTCGTTCATCCGCTCCAGCCGCTTCAGTTCCTTGCGGGCATGCTTGAGCGTTTCTTCG comes from Betaproteobacteria bacterium and encodes:
- the lon gene encoding endopeptidase La, which produces MWSGGSKPKPGDGSPEGGHDAAVRPLPDDAMIVIPMRNAVLFPGILSPVSVGRATSVAAAEVAAKAEAPVGFLLQRDPEKTDVSQDDVHWVGTAGRIVRHIAAPEGIHHLVVQGQTRFRVLQFLEGWPFLVARVAMVEQADDVGPEVEARFLQLRERAVEAIDLLPNAPEELKGVVQGMESPALLADMVANIIDAKREEKQDILETFDVRRRLDKVLALLGARVEVMRLSREIGEKTKKEFDERQREHVLREQLRQIQKELGDDEDEAAERDELRAAIENAGMPEETLKHARKELKRLERMNENSGESSMVRTYLEWLTELPWKLDAAVPIDIARARRVLDEDHFGLEKIKRRILEHLAVRKLNPEGKSPILCFVGPPGVGKTSLGQSIARATGRPFQRIALGGVHDEAEIRGHRRTYIGSMPGNVIHAVKRAASRSAVFMLDEIDKLGAGGFHGDPSSALLEVLDPEQNSKFRDNYLGVDFDLSRILFIATANQLDTIPGPLRDRMEIVQLPGYTEQEKLQIARRYLLQRQRETNGLSPDQVTVTEPALQAIVSDYTREAGVRSLERELGSVLRHVAMRIAEGHAERVTIDVPDLAPILGPRKFDNEVAGRIALPGVATGLAWTPVGGDILFVEAAKVPGTGKLTLTGQLGDVMKESVQAALTLAKAHLGDKLDTWDVHVHVPAGATPKDGPSAGVAMYLALVSMVTGRPVRPEVAMTGEISLRGLVLPIGGVKEKTLAALRAGIETVMLPRRNEKDLTDVPAEAKERLRFVFLDRVEEALDVALEPEPVSTAVPAGT